A section of the Prevotella melaninogenica genome encodes:
- the smpB gene encoding SsrA-binding protein SmpB: protein MNKEQQEKRKKSPVQIRNKKASFEYFFVDTYTAGIVLTGTEIKSIRAGKASLVDSYCYITKGEMWVQGMNISPYFYGSYANHEAKRPRKLLLNRKEIRNLEAESKNPGFTIIPTLIFIDENGRAKVDIALARGKKEYDKRQTLKEKEDRREMDRAKKHY from the coding sequence ATGAATAAGGAACAACAAGAGAAAAGAAAGAAATCGCCTGTTCAGATAAGAAACAAGAAAGCTTCATTCGAATATTTCTTTGTTGACACTTACACTGCAGGTATTGTTCTTACTGGTACTGAGATAAAGTCTATCCGTGCTGGTAAGGCTTCGTTGGTTGATTCTTACTGCTATATAACAAAAGGTGAAATGTGGGTACAGGGGATGAATATATCTCCTTATTTCTATGGGTCGTATGCCAATCATGAGGCAAAACGCCCCCGAAAACTCTTATTAAACCGAAAAGAAATACGCAACCTTGAAGCAGAATCAAAGAACCCAGGCTTCACAATTATTCCAACACTTATCTTCATCGATGAGAACGGACGAGCAAAGGTTGATATTGCGTTAGCAAGGGGTAAGAAAGAATACGACAAGCGTCAAACACTAAAAGAAAAAGAAGACCGACGAGAGATGGATCGGGCAAAGAAACACTATTAA